From the Chloroflexota bacterium genome, the window TGACAATCTACGAGGTAAAATTGAAAAAGAACATAGCGATTGTGCTTTTTGATGATGTAGAAGTGCTCGATTTCGCCGGGCCTTTTGAAGTATTTTCGGTTACGGATGAACTCAACGATTATCAGATATTTGATGTGTATACAGTCGCATCTGAAAAGCGCCCCATCCGCGCTCGCAATGGCTTGTCGGTGAATCCGGATTATGATTTTAGGAGTGCGCCAATCCCCGAGATTCTCATCGTCCCCGGGGGAGCAGGCACACGCCCGTTCTTGCGACATTCAAATTCGTTGAACTGGATCACCACTCGGGCCGCGTCCGCTGAACTGGTTTTGTCGGTTTGTTCCGGCTCGCTTGTGCTGGCCGCGGCGGGTTTGCTGAATGGACTTGAAGCCACATCCCATCATCAGGTTATCGATGAATTAATTGCGCTGGCCCCGAGTGCCACAGTGCATCGCGACCGGCGTTTTGTGGATAATGGTAAAGTGATTACTGCGGCGGGTATCAGCGCGGGGATTGATATGAGCTTGTATGTGATCGAAAAAATATTAGGCCGGGGCGTTGCTGAAGCCACGGCGAGGTATATGGAATATCCCTATGAATAAAGGTATTTGGTATGGCGTTGGCGCGTATGTGTTATGGGGTTTCTTCCCGATTTATTGGAAATTGATCCATGATGTGCCTGCGTTCGAGATTATCGGTCACCGTATGACATGGTCGTTTATTTTCGTTGCCATTGTGATTGCGCTGCGTAAAAGCTGGCAGGGATTTCGCCCGGTATTGGAAAACCGCAAACGCATTTGGGTGTATTTTGCGACCGGGCTGCTGCTGACGCTCAATTGGCTGGTGTATGTTTGGGCTGTCAATAGCAGTTATATTGTTGAATCGAGTCTGGGTTATTTTATAAATCCGCTGGTGAATGTGTTGCTGGGTGTGATTTTCTTGCGCGAGCGTTTGCGCCTGGGACAGTGGATTCCGGTGGGTTTGGCGGCAGCCGGGGTACTGTACCTCACAGTAAGTTACGGCTCATTACCCTGGATTGCGCTGACGCTGGCTTTCTCATTTGGGCTTTATGGATTGTTGAAGAAAACTGCGGCTCTGGCTTCGACACATGGATTTATGTTGGAGACCGGTTTTATGCTGCTCCCAGCGCTGGGGTATTTGCTCTATCTCGAATTTACCGGACAAGCCGCCTTTGGACATCAATCGGTTTTTACAACCGGGATGCTGGCTTTCGCTGGGGTGGCAACCGGATTGCCGCTGCTCTGGTTTGGGATCGCCGCCCGGCAGATTCCGTTATCGACGCTGGGGTTACTGCAATATATTGCCCCGACGCTCCAGTTTTCGATTGGGGTGTTGCTTTACGGCGAAGATTTTTCTCAGGCCCGCGTGATCGGCTTCAGTATTATTTGGCTGGCTTTGCTAATCTATTCTTCAGAGGGCTTTTTTCACCGCCGTGCTTCATTGGCTGCACAACCCTCTGCGACCGATTAGGAAGATAGGAGCAGCGTATGAATCTACGACAATTGCGTCAAGATATTCACTGGATGTATATGCAGGAACATCAGGCGTTGG encodes:
- a CDS encoding DJ-1/PfpI family protein → MKKNIAIVLFDDVEVLDFAGPFEVFSVTDELNDYQIFDVYTVASEKRPIRARNGLSVNPDYDFRSAPIPEILIVPGGAGTRPFLRHSNSLNWITTRAASAELVLSVCSGSLVLAAAGLLNGLEATSHHQVIDELIALAPSATVHRDRRFVDNGKVITAAGISAGIDMSLYVIEKILGRGVAEATARYMEYPYE
- the rarD gene encoding EamA family transporter RarD, with the translated sequence MNKGIWYGVGAYVLWGFFPIYWKLIHDVPAFEIIGHRMTWSFIFVAIVIALRKSWQGFRPVLENRKRIWVYFATGLLLTLNWLVYVWAVNSSYIVESSLGYFINPLVNVLLGVIFLRERLRLGQWIPVGLAAAGVLYLTVSYGSLPWIALTLAFSFGLYGLLKKTAALASTHGFMLETGFMLLPALGYLLYLEFTGQAAFGHQSVFTTGMLAFAGVATGLPLLWFGIAARQIPLSTLGLLQYIAPTLQFSIGVLLYGEDFSQARVIGFSIIWLALLIYSSEGFFHRRASLAAQPSATD